The proteins below come from a single Oscillatoria sp. FACHB-1407 genomic window:
- a CDS encoding hybrid sensor histidine kinase/response regulator produces MKRDATGKFIRNWADNKQRISLSLTSTAWRSLNKIAQRHSISRSEVIERLARNLASQDPFEQEAYQAQPTQQDITQPSEPPPMQLNTEQINAQVNLEPTFLNATNLNPVNTKQDSKPDVEQRIVAILESISDAFVAIDRNWCYAYVNHAATQILHKTPEQLLGKHIWNEVFPDHIDGMAYRNMHRAMTEQIAVSWEEYGEPIGRWLEVNAYPSPEGIAVYFRDITERKQADVEREQLLYELEVERSRFEAVLQQMPAGVMIADAVSGKLVLANEQAEQIVGYSRAQLLGLDAYHRFAPDDSSPPSEQKDHSTEMPLVRSLRTGEVITDEEMEWCHEDGHRIVMSANSAPILNQQGQIVAAVVVFQDITDRKQSELERRRLEAELRQSEERLQLALATVRMVVWDFDVKTNEVICSESAREIWGFQRGTAEEFIDHVHPGDRAHLIATNARALTGEIPYTVEYRVVQPNGVICWLRSEGKIYRNTAGQPDRIIGISVDVTQQKRIENERTHTEELLRRSANRARQLQRVTAALAEASTPKQVAKAIMERGITALGAKAGTIVLVSEESDPVVGKTASRRLKLSEIVGYPQPILDEWQEFPITAPIALAETVRTEKPIFLGSEREILKQFPQMASILAITGSRAIATIPLIVSGRTLGGMGISFADPQPFDEDDRTFILTLAQQCAQAIARAQLYEAEQRARATAEAANRAKDEFLAVLSHELRTPLNPILGWTQLLLRGKLDADTTAIALASIERNAKLQVQLIEDLLDISRILQGKLNLNSCPVNLAATVEAAMETIRLAAETKAIQVQTHFAFKDYIVLGDSGRLQQVIWNLLSNAVKFTPHKGKIDVYLERVGDYVSIQIQDTGKGIQPEFLPHVFDYFRQADSSITRTFGGLGLGLAIARHIVELHGGIIQAESLGEDQGATFTVTLPVWKGAPDPALMNSFPSSSHANLDGVRVLVVDDEADNLDLVTFILEQAGATVTAVASALEGLKHFQQDVPDILLADIGMPDVDGYNFLHQIRQLPLERGGQVPAIALTAYASKTDQLQALAAGFQQHIAKPITPDHLLTEIQHLVVRG; encoded by the coding sequence ATGAAGCGCGATGCCACAGGCAAGTTTATTCGTAATTGGGCTGATAACAAGCAACGCATTAGTCTATCTCTAACCAGCACTGCATGGCGATCGCTAAATAAAATCGCACAAAGGCATAGTATCTCTCGGTCTGAAGTGATTGAGCGGTTAGCGCGTAACCTTGCCAGTCAAGATCCATTTGAGCAGGAAGCATATCAGGCTCAACCCACTCAACAGGATATCACCCAACCGAGTGAACCTCCTCCAATGCAACTCAATACCGAACAAATTAATGCTCAGGTCAATCTCGAACCAACGTTTCTCAACGCAACTAATCTCAACCCAGTTAACACTAAACAAGATTCTAAACCCGATGTAGAACAAAGAATTGTAGCAATTCTTGAAAGCATTTCCGATGCGTTTGTAGCCATTGATCGCAACTGGTGTTATGCCTACGTCAATCATGCAGCCACCCAAATCTTGCATAAAACACCGGAGCAATTGTTGGGAAAGCACATTTGGAATGAGGTCTTTCCCGATCACATTGATGGAATGGCTTATCGCAATATGCATCGAGCCATGACAGAGCAAATTGCAGTGTCCTGGGAGGAGTATGGGGAGCCCATCGGGCGTTGGTTGGAGGTGAATGCCTATCCCTCACCTGAAGGGATTGCGGTCTACTTTCGAGATATCACTGAGCGTAAGCAAGCCGATGTTGAACGAGAACAATTGCTGTATGAGTTAGAAGTTGAACGGAGTCGATTTGAAGCAGTTCTACAACAGATGCCAGCGGGCGTGATGATTGCAGATGCTGTTTCTGGCAAGTTGGTTTTAGCCAACGAACAAGCCGAACAAATTGTGGGTTATTCTCGTGCGCAATTACTGGGGTTAGATGCCTATCACCGATTTGCTCCTGATGATTCATCACCGCCCAGTGAGCAAAAGGATCATTCAACAGAGATGCCATTAGTGCGATCGCTGAGAACGGGTGAGGTGATCACTGATGAAGAGATGGAGTGGTGCCATGAAGATGGTCATCGCATTGTGATGAGTGCTAATTCAGCTCCAATTTTGAACCAACAAGGACAGATTGTTGCAGCGGTTGTTGTATTTCAAGATATAACCGATCGCAAACAAAGTGAACTGGAACGGAGACGTTTAGAAGCAGAACTACGGCAAAGTGAGGAGCGATTGCAGTTAGCTCTTGCCACAGTCCGCATGGTAGTTTGGGACTTTGACGTGAAAACAAATGAGGTCATTTGTTCTGAAAGTGCCAGAGAGATTTGGGGATTTCAACGGGGCACAGCAGAAGAATTTATCGATCACGTCCATCCAGGCGATCGCGCCCATCTTATCGCAACGAATGCGCGTGCTCTCACTGGAGAAATCCCTTACACAGTGGAATATCGAGTGGTTCAACCCAATGGCGTGATCTGCTGGTTAAGGAGTGAGGGCAAAATTTATCGGAATACAGCCGGTCAGCCCGATCGAATTATTGGCATTTCTGTTGATGTAACGCAGCAAAAACGAATTGAAAACGAGCGCACGCACACAGAAGAATTACTGCGCCGTTCTGCGAATCGAGCCAGACAACTACAACGGGTCACAGCGGCTTTAGCCGAAGCATCAACCCCTAAACAAGTTGCCAAAGCTATTATGGAGCGGGGTATCACAGCACTGGGTGCTAAAGCAGGCACCATTGTTTTAGTGAGCGAAGAGAGCGATCCGGTCGTAGGGAAGACAGCTTCGCGTCGCTTAAAACTCTCTGAAATTGTTGGCTATCCTCAACCGATTCTGGACGAGTGGCAGGAGTTCCCGATTACGGCTCCAATTGCCCTGGCAGAAACTGTTCGCACTGAAAAACCAATCTTTTTGGGAAGTGAGCGCGAAATTCTCAAACAATTTCCGCAGATGGCATCTATTCTCGCCATAACAGGGAGTCGGGCGATCGCCACAATTCCATTAATCGTGAGTGGGCGCACCCTTGGCGGTATGGGCATTAGCTTTGCTGACCCGCAACCTTTTGATGAGGACGACAGAACCTTCATTCTCACACTCGCACAACAATGTGCCCAGGCGATCGCCCGTGCCCAACTCTACGAAGCAGAACAACGCGCCAGAGCCACAGCTGAAGCAGCTAACCGGGCTAAAGATGAGTTTTTGGCAGTGCTCTCTCACGAACTGCGGACTCCCCTTAACCCCATTCTGGGATGGACACAACTCCTGCTGCGAGGCAAACTTGATGCTGACACAACGGCGATCGCCCTGGCATCTATTGAGCGCAACGCCAAATTGCAAGTTCAACTGATCGAAGACTTGTTGGATATTTCGCGGATTTTGCAGGGCAAACTCAACCTCAATTCCTGTCCGGTCAATCTCGCTGCTACGGTTGAGGCGGCCATGGAAACCATCCGCCTTGCAGCCGAGACAAAAGCTATTCAGGTACAGACCCATTTTGCCTTCAAAGATTACATCGTTTTAGGCGATTCTGGGCGACTCCAGCAGGTGATCTGGAATCTGTTGTCGAACGCAGTCAAGTTCACCCCCCATAAGGGCAAGATTGACGTTTATCTGGAGCGAGTTGGAGACTACGTTTCTATTCAAATTCAAGATACGGGCAAAGGCATTCAGCCTGAATTCTTGCCCCATGTGTTTGACTATTTTCGGCAAGCTGATAGCAGCATTACCCGCACATTTGGGGGCCTGGGCTTGGGGTTGGCGATCGCCCGCCACATTGTTGAGTTGCATGGGGGCATTATTCAAGCCGAGAGCCTGGGCGAAGATCAGGGAGCAACGTTTACAGTAACTCTACCCGTCTGGAAAGGAGCACCCGACCCTGCTCTGATGAACTCTTTCCCGTCCTCCTCCCACGCCAATTTGGATGGAGTACGAGTCCTGGTAGTGGATGATGAAGCCGATAATTTAGACCTCGTGACCTTCATTCTGGAACAAGCTGGCGCGACCGTTACTGCCGTTGCCTCTGCCCTCGAAGGACTGAAACACTTTCAACAGGATGTACCCGACATTTTGCTGGCAGACATTGGAATGCCAGATGTTGATGGCTACAATTTTCTGCACCAAATTCGTCAGTTGCCACTGGAGCGGGGTGGACAGGTTCCTGCGATCGCCCTGACTGCCTACGCCAGTAAAACCGATCAACTCCAAGCCCTAGCCGCAGGATTTCAGCAACACATCGCTAAACCAATCACTCCAGACCATTTGCTCACAGAAATTCAACACCTGGTTGTTCGTGGATAA
- a CDS encoding ABC transporter ATP-binding protein encodes MQNTSSLHPLLRLLRYSKVHQPQVWQATTYSILNTIFDLAPPYLIGIAVDVVVNEENSLIARFGVTGTVGQLTVLSLLTLAIWGFESLFDYLYNKLWRNLAQTLQHELRVDVYSHLQELELSYFEDRSSGMLLSILNDDINQLERFLNFGAHNILRFFTTILFVGSTFIALAPGVSWWAMLPIPFILWGSIAFQKKLAPRYADVREKSGLISGRLANNLTGIATIKSFTTEAYERDRVMQESQAYRLSNRRAIALSAAFVPTIRFVILVGFTATLFLGGIEAANGRLSVGTYGFLVFIVQRLLWPFTELSQVMDEYQRAMASIRRTMGLLDTPIAIPTGQQALPVQTVKGDVQINHVTFGYNEFQTVLKDLSMHIPPGTNIGVVGATGSGKSTLAKLLLRFYEPQQGQILIDSTDIRDLSLRDLRRCIGWVSQDVFLFHGTVAENIGYGSFDADRDEIIQAAKLAEAHEFIMGLPQGYDTIVGERGQKLSGGQRQRLAIARALLKDPPILILDEATSAVDNETEAAIQKSLMVITQNRTTIAIAHRLSTIRHSHCIYVMDQGQIVEQGTHEELLASKGIYAALWCIQTGDR; translated from the coding sequence ATGCAAAATACCTCCTCCCTGCATCCCCTGCTGCGTCTATTGCGCTATAGCAAGGTTCATCAGCCTCAGGTGTGGCAAGCCACGACCTATTCCATCCTCAACACGATTTTTGACCTGGCACCCCCCTATTTGATTGGGATCGCGGTTGATGTCGTCGTGAATGAAGAAAATTCCTTAATCGCTCGCTTTGGAGTGACGGGTACTGTCGGACAGCTCACGGTGTTGTCGTTGCTGACCCTGGCAATTTGGGGATTTGAGTCACTGTTTGACTATCTCTATAACAAGCTCTGGCGCAACCTGGCACAAACGCTGCAACATGAATTGCGGGTTGACGTCTACAGCCATTTGCAGGAATTGGAGCTGAGCTACTTTGAAGACCGTAGCTCTGGAATGTTGCTCTCCATTCTCAACGACGACATTAACCAGCTCGAACGGTTTCTCAACTTTGGAGCGCATAACATTTTGCGCTTCTTTACAACCATTTTGTTTGTTGGCAGCACCTTTATTGCGTTGGCTCCTGGTGTGTCGTGGTGGGCAATGTTACCGATTCCTTTTATTTTGTGGGGGTCGATCGCCTTTCAAAAGAAACTTGCTCCCCGTTATGCCGATGTACGCGAAAAAAGTGGGCTGATTAGTGGTCGGTTAGCCAATAATTTAACGGGCATCGCCACGATCAAAAGCTTCACCACCGAAGCCTATGAGCGCGATCGCGTCATGCAGGAAAGTCAGGCATACCGCTTGAGTAACCGTCGGGCGATCGCCCTGAGTGCAGCCTTTGTGCCGACGATCCGGTTTGTCATCCTGGTGGGATTCACCGCCACGCTCTTTTTAGGAGGGATTGAAGCCGCTAACGGTCGCCTCTCGGTAGGGACATACGGTTTTCTCGTGTTTATTGTGCAGCGGTTGTTGTGGCCCTTCACGGAGTTGAGCCAGGTCATGGATGAATATCAGCGAGCCATGGCATCCATTCGTCGAACCATGGGGTTGTTAGATACGCCGATCGCCATCCCCACCGGACAGCAGGCTTTACCCGTTCAGACAGTCAAAGGTGATGTGCAGATTAATCATGTCACCTTTGGCTACAACGAGTTTCAGACGGTATTAAAAGATCTGTCGATGCACATTCCACCGGGAACCAATATCGGAGTTGTTGGAGCGACCGGATCGGGCAAAAGCACGTTAGCGAAGCTGCTGCTGCGCTTTTATGAACCGCAGCAGGGACAGATCTTGATTGATAGCACTGACATTCGAGATTTAAGCTTGCGCGACTTACGACGCTGTATCGGTTGGGTCAGTCAGGATGTGTTTTTGTTTCACGGTACGGTCGCTGAGAACATTGGCTACGGCAGCTTTGACGCCGATCGCGACGAGATTATCCAGGCAGCGAAATTAGCTGAAGCACACGAGTTCATTATGGGCTTGCCGCAGGGATATGACACCATCGTTGGCGAACGGGGGCAAAAGCTCTCCGGGGGGCAGCGACAGCGGTTGGCGATCGCCCGTGCCTTGTTAAAAGACCCACCCATTCTGATTCTGGATGAGGCAACCTCGGCAGTAGATAACGAAACCGAAGCCGCGATTCAAAAATCCCTCATGGTAATTACCCAAAATCGGACTACAATCGCGATCGCGCATCGTCTTTCCACAATTCGTCACAGCCATTGCATCTATGTGATGGATCAGGGGCAAATTGTTGAACAGGGCACACATGAGGAGTTGCTAGCCTCTAAAGGCATCTATGCGGCGTTGTGGTGCATCCAGACGGGCGATCGGTAA
- a CDS encoding late competence development ComFB family protein, which translates to MGAYKNAMEVLVEEEVDRQVKALPARSTVYINRLELVAYALNQLPSLYATSERGFDYQLQRGRSKFQEQITQAVRRALAAIRRDPIRTYAPLQAPHQSAPLREVLHELRLLLKNDKVDWETLPKEVERALSTQRPPQQKGMTWDARYEATTHSYPNRRVPPALRHPNYATDNTVIDSPVTQLQSPPPPPPSYRPAPRPNQDAAKRVNANRYDAPETEAPASEYGWDDPFYNI; encoded by the coding sequence ATGGGGGCATACAAGAATGCAATGGAAGTGCTGGTTGAAGAGGAAGTTGACCGTCAGGTAAAAGCCTTGCCTGCTCGTTCAACGGTATACATCAATCGATTAGAGCTAGTTGCCTACGCTCTAAACCAATTGCCGTCTCTTTATGCGACTAGCGAGAGAGGATTTGACTACCAGCTACAACGGGGTCGCTCTAAGTTTCAAGAACAGATTACTCAAGCGGTACGGCGTGCCCTGGCTGCAATTCGTCGAGATCCCATTCGCACCTATGCTCCGCTGCAAGCTCCCCATCAGTCTGCTCCATTGCGTGAAGTGCTACACGAGCTACGACTGTTGTTGAAAAATGACAAAGTTGACTGGGAAACGTTACCCAAAGAGGTGGAGCGTGCCTTATCCACCCAACGCCCACCCCAACAGAAAGGCATGACCTGGGATGCACGGTACGAGGCAACTACTCACAGCTACCCCAATCGACGAGTGCCCCCTGCTTTACGTCATCCCAACTATGCCACAGATAATACGGTAATTGATTCTCCTGTCACTCAGTTGCAGTCTCCACCGCCACCTCCCCCAAGTTATCGCCCTGCACCTCGACCCAACCAGGATGCAGCGAAGCGAGTCAATGCCAATCGGTATGACGCGCCTGAAACAGAGGCTCCAGCTTCAGAATATGGCTGGGATGACCCGTTCTACAACATCTAG
- a CDS encoding DICT sensory domain-containing protein, which produces MISSSLHDVSLYELALSVEQPPHPLQVSPTTFKSVVTTFLDVLIDRQIPATVLLKLPRGAVWQAEVDRYCKLAGSNSSVYSLQTHREEDKLGETPASPVTEVSYSHASEPTQPESNHSESTHTELTPSEIEDSDLIDDQGIVSTAGVHPTQNLILPLAPESQLRREYFLLVISPEFSGLVLAHRPRSVRGNRFDAVAGDVPLTITKVGQAGDDELERKHPLLGLCSFESATIQRILDGIHRAICVGQADQPLTVEVDELLQNWDELTRSVAIAHQSPLMLGQLLTRQIQQQEEIWHSNAASRRQAETAAALQMENEELLNAIRLKDEFLKNVGQELRTPLTTMKTAVTLLNSPSLKAAQRQKYMELLTQECDRQSALITSVLDLIQLENTIEHNSTQPLRLADIVPGVISTYQPLAQEKGVMVAYTIPEDLPAVSCSSAWLRQIVINLLHNGIKFTSQGGRVWVRAKQQGDYVQIEFQDTGVGIAPTDIPKIFDRFYKARSGSGDESSGAGLGLSIVQQLLLRCGGSISVKSKPGEGSIFTVLLPVYR; this is translated from the coding sequence ATGATCTCATCTAGCTTGCATGATGTGTCGTTGTATGAATTGGCACTGAGTGTCGAACAGCCCCCCCATCCGCTCCAGGTTAGTCCCACTACGTTTAAGTCAGTGGTGACTACTTTTTTGGATGTTTTGATCGATCGCCAAATACCCGCTACGGTCTTGCTGAAGCTGCCGCGTGGGGCTGTCTGGCAAGCAGAAGTAGACCGCTATTGCAAACTAGCCGGGTCAAACTCCTCCGTTTATAGTCTCCAGACCCATCGGGAAGAAGACAAACTGGGAGAAACACCGGCTAGCCCCGTGACAGAGGTTTCTTATAGCCATGCTTCTGAGCCAACCCAGCCAGAATCAAATCACTCTGAGTCAACCCACACCGAGCTAACTCCCTCAGAGATTGAGGATTCCGACTTGATTGATGATCAGGGAATTGTATCTACTGCTGGGGTTCATCCCACTCAAAACCTGATCTTGCCATTGGCACCCGAAAGCCAACTGCGCCGAGAATACTTTTTGCTGGTCATTTCTCCTGAGTTTTCTGGATTGGTGCTGGCACACCGCCCACGCTCTGTGCGGGGTAACCGCTTTGATGCGGTAGCTGGAGACGTGCCACTGACCATCACCAAAGTAGGTCAAGCGGGTGATGATGAATTAGAACGAAAACATCCCTTGTTGGGGCTGTGTTCTTTTGAATCTGCCACCATTCAACGCATTTTGGATGGAATTCATCGAGCAATCTGCGTGGGTCAGGCAGATCAGCCCCTGACCGTTGAAGTAGATGAACTGTTGCAGAATTGGGATGAACTGACCCGCTCAGTGGCGATCGCCCACCAAAGCCCTCTCATGCTAGGGCAGTTGCTTACTCGCCAGATTCAACAACAGGAGGAAATCTGGCACAGCAACGCAGCTTCGCGGCGGCAAGCAGAGACAGCGGCGGCTCTACAAATGGAGAATGAGGAGTTGTTAAATGCCATTCGATTAAAGGATGAGTTTTTAAAGAATGTGGGGCAGGAGTTGCGAACTCCCCTCACTACCATGAAAACGGCTGTGACCCTGCTCAATTCTCCCAGCCTCAAAGCCGCTCAACGGCAGAAATACATGGAGTTGTTGACCCAGGAGTGCGATCGCCAGAGTGCCCTCATCACCAGCGTTCTAGATTTAATCCAACTCGAAAACACAATAGAACACAACTCCACTCAACCACTCCGGTTGGCAGATATTGTGCCGGGTGTCATCAGCACCTACCAACCCCTGGCACAAGAGAAAGGAGTGATGGTGGCGTACACCATTCCTGAGGACTTGCCTGCGGTGTCTTGCTCCAGCGCGTGGTTGCGCCAAATCGTGATTAACCTCCTCCATAACGGCATTAAATTTACATCCCAGGGAGGGCGGGTCTGGGTACGAGCCAAGCAACAGGGCGATTACGTCCAGATTGAGTTTCAAGACACCGGTGTTGGTATTGCCCCAACCGACATTCCCAAAATTTTCGATCGCTTCTACAAAGCACGTTCTGGTTCTGGTGATGAGTCCAGCGGAGCAGGATTGGGGCTATCGATCGTACAACAACTACTTTTACGCTGCGGTGGATCGATTTCGGTTAAGAGTAAACCCGGTGAAGGGTCGATCTTTACAGTGCTGTTGCCAGTCTATCGGTAA
- a CDS encoding UDP-N-acetylmuramoyl-L-alanyl-D-glutamate--2,6-diaminopimelate ligase has protein sequence MKLRELLATLPDAVTLPQHPALDEEVLGLATNSHACKPGDVFIGMPGTRVDGGEFWSSAISAGAIAALVSPAAAQKPAPSPELQQACVIALPDMVSACARLAAAFYGYPGQQLQLVGVTGTNGKTTTTHLIEFFLLRAQQPTALLGTLYARWMGYQKTAVHTTPFALELQEQLAEAVAAGCKLAVMEVSSHALAQGRVLECPFEVAVFTNLTQDHLDYHKDLDDYFAAKALLFSPQYLQGRAIVNWDDPYGQRLINQIGRDRVWSYSVTDTTADLWTSDLVYGSSGVSGVLHTPKGSVPFESPLVGQFNLSNLLASVGAALHLGLDLEAIAQALPHFAGVPGRVERVQIKSEQDISVIVDYAHTPDSLENLLKAARPFIQQRMICVFGCGGDRDRTKRPKMGAIAADLADWVIVTSDNPRTEDPQRILQDIVEGIPESVNPLVICDRAEAIRTAILQAKSGDGVLIAGKGHEDYQILGTEKVHFDDREQAQLALTERLSILA, from the coding sequence ATGAAATTGCGTGAGTTGTTAGCGACGTTGCCTGATGCCGTGACGCTGCCGCAGCACCCCGCTCTCGATGAAGAGGTTCTGGGGTTAGCCACCAATTCCCATGCGTGCAAACCGGGAGACGTGTTTATCGGGATGCCGGGAACGCGGGTCGATGGTGGTGAGTTCTGGTCGAGTGCCATTTCGGCAGGGGCGATCGCGGCTCTGGTATCTCCGGCAGCAGCACAAAAGCCTGCTCCTTCTCCAGAGTTGCAACAGGCGTGTGTCATTGCTCTACCCGATATGGTGTCGGCTTGCGCTCGACTGGCCGCTGCGTTTTATGGCTATCCGGGGCAACAGTTACAACTCGTGGGCGTGACGGGCACCAATGGCAAAACCACCACGACTCACCTGATCGAATTCTTTTTGTTGCGGGCTCAACAACCTACGGCTCTGTTAGGCACCCTTTATGCTCGCTGGATGGGCTACCAGAAGACAGCAGTTCACACGACCCCTTTTGCCCTGGAGTTGCAGGAACAACTAGCGGAAGCGGTCGCAGCGGGATGCAAATTGGCGGTGATGGAGGTCAGTTCCCACGCACTGGCACAGGGACGGGTGCTGGAATGCCCCTTTGAGGTGGCAGTGTTTACCAACCTGACGCAGGATCATTTGGACTATCACAAAGATCTAGACGATTATTTTGCGGCAAAAGCGTTATTGTTTAGTCCCCAATACCTCCAGGGACGGGCGATTGTGAATTGGGATGACCCCTACGGGCAACGACTGATCAACCAGATTGGGCGCGATCGCGTCTGGTCTTATAGCGTTACCGATACGACGGCTGACCTGTGGACGAGTGACCTGGTGTATGGGTCGAGTGGCGTTTCTGGCGTATTGCACACCCCCAAAGGGTCGGTGCCCTTTGAGTCGCCACTGGTGGGACAGTTCAATTTATCAAATCTGTTAGCCTCGGTGGGAGCCGCACTACACCTGGGATTAGACCTGGAGGCGATCGCCCAAGCGTTGCCCCACTTTGCTGGAGTCCCCGGTCGAGTTGAGCGAGTGCAGATCAAATCTGAGCAGGATATCAGCGTCATCGTTGACTATGCCCACACTCCCGATAGCTTGGAGAATTTGCTGAAAGCAGCCCGACCGTTCATTCAACAGCGGATGATCTGTGTGTTTGGTTGTGGGGGCGATCGCGACCGGACAAAGCGACCCAAGATGGGGGCGATCGCAGCTGATCTGGCAGATTGGGTTATCGTCACCTCCGACAACCCCCGCACCGAAGACCCACAGCGAATTTTGCAAGATATTGTCGAAGGCATTCCAGAGTCGGTCAACCCTCTGGTCATTTGCGATCGGGCAGAAGCAATTCGGACGGCAATTTTGCAGGCAAAATCAGGAGATGGGGTGCTGATCGCTGGAAAAGGTCACGAAGATTACCAGATTTTAGGGACTGAAAAAGTTCACTTTGATGACCGTGAACAAGCACAACTGGCACTGACTGAGCGATTGTCTATACTGGCATAG
- a CDS encoding glutaredoxin family protein → MSKLILYSKPGCHLCEGLQEKLEQLHTLDFELEIRDITTREDWFQAYQYEIPVLILQKDEGERIKDKSQDSLSFSPHPLALTPLPRLSPRASVQQVEQMLQKFGVKNRSE, encoded by the coding sequence ATGAGCAAGTTAATTTTGTATAGCAAGCCCGGATGTCACTTGTGCGAAGGCTTACAGGAGAAACTAGAGCAGCTTCACACCCTTGACTTTGAGTTAGAGATTCGAGACATTACCACCCGTGAAGATTGGTTTCAGGCGTATCAATACGAGATTCCGGTGCTGATTTTGCAGAAGGATGAAGGCGAAAGGATAAAGGATAAAAGTCAAGATTCCTTATCCTTTAGCCCTCATCCTTTAGCCTTAACTCCCTTGCCTCGCCTCTCACCTCGCGCATCGGTGCAACAAGTGGAGCAGATGTTACAGAAATTTGGAGTGAAAAATAGGTCAGAATAG